The segment GCCCTCTGGGACGGTGAGCTTTGTCAGCTTTGTCTTCAGGCTCTGACTAGCTATGGAGGTGGAGaggggatgagagagagggaaagggacaggGGGCACCAAACAGGAAAGGGAGAGGTCGAGAAGAccgagagacaggcagagggatgggcggggggggggggaggcctcAGTTTTCCATCCATATAATGGGTTGTTACACATGCCCTGGAAGGCCTGCACGAGGGATTGGGGAGGTGACTTAACACCAAGCACTCTGCCCAGGGTGGGGGGGAGctggccccagctccagggctAGGGCCCCCTCACTGGGCCACATTGGGCGCCTCCCCCGCAGGctccaaggaggaggaggaggaggaggaggaggcagccacaACTCCCCGCCACACAGTGTTTTGCCGCGCCCTGCAGGCTGGGCGGCTACACTGGGGTGACGGCCACTTGCAGAGGATCCTGGCCAGCGACTCTTACGGCCCCAGCCTCACGGGCAGCGTGGGGGCCGAGAGGCTGGCCTTCGACCCCCAGGGCCGCCCCCTCTGGCTGGGTGAACCTTTCCCCACGGCCTGCGCCCGGGTGGACACCCTGCGAGCCCACGGCTACCCCCGGCAGGCCCTTCGACTGGCAGGGGCCATTGTCAACACGCTGCGAGTGCAGCGGAGACAGCAGCTGGACAGCtacaagcagcagaagaaaggtgggcgcggggtggggggcgccccctgggcagcaggtgtctCCTGCGGGAAAAGGGGAACTGGCAGTTCCCGGGGccgccggcagggggcgctgtggcgcagccgcCACCGACTGCCgccgggctctggggaggggaagggggctgagggtccccgccccgccccccgcagagGAAGTACCCCCCCCCGCCCTCTTGCCCCGCCCGCAGAGCTGCTGCAGAAAGGGGCTACCTGCATCACCAACGCGGAAGGCTGGGTGGGCCACCCCCTGGACCCCATTGGCTGCCTCTGCAGGGCGCTCCTAGAGGCctcctgcctggaggaggagacACTGGCCCTCTACCCAGGTACCCCATCCCCTCGATCGCGCCCCCCGGCCCTTCCAGCCTAGACGGTGGAGCCAGCCTcttccccagccccccccccaaggctggggtgcagcaggcCGGCCTCCCGCAGCGCGGGTCCCGTCTCCCCCAGACCCAGGCTCCGAGAAGCGGAAGGTGGCCTACCAGCACGTGCCCGTGCCCGGGAGCCCCGGGGAGTCGTACCTGGCGCTGGCGCTGGAGGTggccctgctggggctggggcagcagcgCGCCCTGCCCGAGGGGCTGTACGCCCAGGACAAGGTGGTGCGCAACGAGGAGCAGCTGCTCGCCCTCCTGGACCAGGTGGACTTGGACGAGCGGCTCGTGCAGGTGCTGCGCAAGCAGGCGGGGCTGCTGCTGGAGGGTGAGCGCCCCGCCCACCCCAAGCCCCGCCTCTCCCGACCAATCAGGCCTTGGCAGGTCCAGCAGTTGCTAGGCAGCTGTGGGGCTGCGAATggggaggccccgcccctgcccgcctTGCAGCCAATGACGCAAGTCGCTGGGACAGGGCGGGGAGGTCACGCCCCCAACCTCAATGGCAGCTCCACCCTGCTCCGCCCATGGCCTCCGCCTATTGGTCCTTGTGCTGTGAGGCCACACCCCTAGAGAAGGGCTCGGTACTGCTCCATCCTGGCCGCACTCCTTACTGGTCTTGGGCCAATCACCTCGCTCCCGGGGGCCTGGGCGGCCGCAGCTCCACCAAGCTCAGGCCCATCTGCACCCAGGGGTGCCCGGGGTCTCTCTTTTGGGGTCCCCAGGGACCGCTCGGCACAGCGGGGAGCCGAGCCCCAGGCTGTCTGTCTCTCGCAGGGGGTCCCTTTAGCGGCTTTGGAGAGGTGCTACTCGGCGAGAGCGTGCCCATGCACACCTGCGCCCGCTACCTGTTCACCGCCCTGCTGTCTCATGACCCCGAGCTGGCCTATCGCCTGGCGCTGCGAGCCATGAGGTGAGCACGGGTGGGccgggggtggaggaggggactCTGGGAGCCGGGGtcagagccccagcctgcagcctggaCGCACAGCCTGGGTCACACACGCTCTCACCTCGGCATTCAGTGCTCCTGAGCGCGTTCCGCTGTTAAATAGAAAGATGTGTGGCTTTGTGTgaggttttatttattgaaagggtgacagggagggagggagagacagagaggggtcttccctcCAGCCGTTGAAGGTGTTTGTGGGGTGACCCGAGGGTGGAAACCAATCTCCCgcgttttctctctgtgtgtgtctgccatttaagtaaaatgaaaataaataaaaatttcaaaagtacgtATGTGGCCAAAAATCGGAGGGAGCACACCTTGGGAAGGCCTTTCCAGGCTGAGAgcccgtgcaaaggccctggggcaggactgcATGGGTGCGcttgggagaaacagagggagcaggaggatAGCCATTGGAGGGGACTGATGGGGACAGCGGTCATCAagcccctggggccctgggtaCCGGAAATGGGCATCGGAACCGTGTCCCGTCCCCTTGCTGTAAACAACACAGCAATGGACATCTCGCACATGCGGGGGGCAGGCTCAGGCTGGGACAGGAGACCCCGCAGGGCcggcagccccctgcccagcgTGGGCCCTGTTTCTGCTCTCTCACCCCAGGCTGCCCGTGCTGGACACGGCGTTCGCAGCTGGAGAGCCTCACCCCACCCCGCTGGACTCCACCGACAGCAGCCGCTTCCCCCGCTGGTTCATCCTGGGCCACCTGGAGACGCGCCAGTGCGAGCTGGCCTCCACCATGCTCACGGCCGCCAAGGGTGAGCACGGGGGCCGGCCCgatcccccctccccctccccttcccacttgCCCGTCCCACCCCTCTGCCCAAATTCCACCCGGATTCCTTGAGCAACTTGTACAAGGCTGCTTCAAAAAGCCCGGAGTGTATGTGTTGTTGGGTGTTGGACCGAGTAGCTCAGCCGAACTCCCACGTCGGAGTGcgtgggttcgagtccccgctcCCTGCTTATCcagacccctggaggcagcaggtgctggctcaagtccttgggtccctgcgaccaacgtgggaggcccggatggggctcctggctccaccctggcccacggcaggcatttgggcaatgaaccagtgcaCGGGAGCGCGCTCTcgttctcgctctcgctctcaaatacaagacaaaacaaaaggagagagtaagtttgttttggtgcatatatatatatatatatatatgcccatGCACACGTTTTCATACTATGCAGAGACTAAAGCAGGTGCCCGTTTAAGCAAAGCGCTGaaggtgaggagccaggagctcagagagcTGCCGGGGttgtacccatttcacagatggagcGGCCAAGGCCCCATCTCCCTCAGGGGCCCGCAGCTGGTGCGTGgcagagcagggatttgaaccccCGGCATTCTGCGTCTTAGATCAGTGCCCCCGAGCGGAGGGGGGCAGAGGAGAGAATGGGAGATTAGGAGTGCCTCTCCCGCGGCGCCCCTGCCGCTGCGTGGACGAGCCGTCGGGAACCGGTCACGCGGCCGCAGGGGCGGTGTGCCGGCCTTGATCGCGTTCCCTCCGGCCCCGCCTCCGCCCAGGAGACCCCAAGTGGCTGCACGCGGTGCTGGGCTCCATCCAGCAGAACATCCACTCGCCAGCGCTGCTCTTCAAGCTGGCGCAGGACGCCTGCAAGACGGCCACGCCGGCCAGCGCACCACCGGACGCCACGCTGCTGGGCATCGCCCTGGAGCTCGGCCTGCAGGTGAGGCCAGGGTGGGCGTGGGAGGAGGCgcggcctggggcggggcctgagctGGAGAGGGGGCGTGGCCCGGCTTGTGGCCACAAGGGGGGGGCCTGGGGCTTGCCTGCTATTGGTTAAGgaccctgggtgggtggggctgaAGCCAAGGATGGGCAGAACCTGCCAATCAGAAGCTTttgtgggggcagggcctgaagggggaaaaaaccacccccacccctgctctcgaGGAGGCGGGGCTAACGCTGAAGAACAGGGCGGGGGCTGGAGAGGCCTGTAGGTGAAGGGTCaactgtgggggcggggggcgggacctgcaggggcccaagcacttgagctgtcacctgcggcctcccaggtgcgcatcagcagggagctgggattgggagcagagccgggacttgaacttccGGCACTCCGATCTGCGATGCGggtatcccaaacagtggctacaccagacccattccattttttttttttttttttttaattttttgacaggcagagtggacagtgagagagagagacagagagaaaggtcttcctttgccgttggttcaccctccaatggccgccgcggccagcgcgctgcggccggcgcaccgcgctgatccgatggcaggagccaggagccaggtgcttttcctggtctcccgtggggtgcagggcccaagcacctgggccatcctccactgcactccctggccacagcagagggctggcctggaagaggggcaaccgggacagaatccggtgccccgaccgggactagaacccggtgtgccggcgccgctaggcggaggattagcctactgagccgcggcgccggccccccattccattttacagataggcaAACTGAGGTTGCTTATCCAGGGCCATTGGAACAGCCCTTCAGTTCTCCTCCCCTCAACCCCTGTCCCTGGGGTCCACAGACCAGCCCAAAGCTCTGGTGCCATCCCCCTGCCCCATGTGCCCTTTTCCCCCCCTCTGCCGGCCCCAGGTTATGCGAATGACCTTGAACACGATGACGTGGCGGCGGAGGGAGATGGTACGCTGGCTCGTGAGCTGTGCCACAGAGATCGGTGAGCGCTCCCCAagggcccccccgcccccaccaccacctgtcCCCCTGGTGCAGTAGTTAACAGAAGTGTGCTccgggctggcctgggaggacatTCCCTGGTGGGGCCCGCCCCGGCGACcggccaagttcaagtcctgggcgTGTATTCCCAGACAGGTGGATTGGAGGTTTGCGCAGGAGCGGAAGTTAGCCgcaggtggtgatggtggtgatgggtgGGTAGGGGGGTGTTTAGCCGTGCCCGGGtccaccccagcctctctctcccctccccgccgcccccacaccccccaccaggcccccaggccctgaTGAACATCATGCAGAACTGGTATACCCTCTTCACGCCCGTGGAGGCGGCCACCATCGTGGCGGTGACGGGCACCACGCACGCCACGCTGCTGCGCCTGCAGCTGGACACGGCGCAGCGGGAGGAGCTGTGGGCGTGCGCGCGCACCCTGGCCCTGCAGTGCGCCATGAAAGACCCCCAGAACTGCGCGCTGCCGGCCCTGACCCTATGCGAGAAGAACCGGGCGGCCTTCGAGGCCGCCTACCAGATCGTGCTGGACGCGGCGGCCGGCGGCCTGGGCCACGCCCACCTCTTCACCGTGGCGCGCTATATGGAGcaccgaggcctgccgctgcggGCCTACAAGTTGGCCACGCTGGCGCTGGCTCAGCTCAGCATCGCCTTCAACCAGGACAGCCACCCGGCCGGCAACGACGTGCTCTGGGCCTGTTCCCTGAGCCACTCCCTGGGCCGGCACGAGCTGTCCGCCCTGGTCCCGTTGCTCATCCGCAGCATCCAGTGCGCGCCGATGCTCTCTGATATCCTGCGGCGCTGGACGCTGTCGGCGCCGGGCCTCGGCCCGCTGGGGGCCCGGCGCGCCGCCAAGCCCCTGGGCGCCGATCGGGCCCCGCTCTGTCAGCTGCTGGACGCCGCGGTGGCCGCCTATATCACCACCAGCCACTCGCGCCTCACGCACATCAGCCCGCGGCACTACGGCGACTTCATTGAGTTCCTGGGCAAGGCGCGCGAGACCTTCCTGCTGGCGCCCGACGGGCACCTGCAGTTCACCCAGTTCCTGGAGAACCTCAAACAGACCTACAAGGGCAAGAAGAAACTCATGCTTTTGGTGCGGGAACGTTTCGGCTGATGCGGGGCAGGGACCGGAAGGGCTGTCGGGGTTGCAGGATGGGTGGGGGGTGGAGTGTCTCGGGgatcctcccctgccccccctcccTCCCGTGCACCGCAGGCCTCTTGCCTCTCTGACACCTGCTGTCTGTGCCTGCCCGCGGGGGCCCCCCAACACTGGAGACCCCAAGGGGACGTCTCGGTATGAAGTCAGGGTAGGAGCCCGCGGGGAATggcaagcagcagcaggtgcagccctccACCCGCATGCCAGGCTGCGGGAAGAAAGCCATaccgctgccttccaggcccaggaaggggtgcgtgcgtgcgtgcgtgcttGGGGAGCTGGTGTGAGGCACCCCGAAAACAACAGGCAGGCTCCCTCGGGGGGCCCCAAGTCAAGGCAGCCGACCTTACCCGAGCCCCACGCTGGTATCGCATTAGGGTATCTACATCCCCCAAACCCCGCCCCCCATCCACTGCTCAGGGGCCCCCTTCTGCCACCCCGCACCCCCTTCTAGGCTGCCCAGCCTGGACCGATGTctcactgccccctcccactacCCCACTGAAGGATTTGTAGGGGCCTCAGGCCTCGGCCACATACCTCACCCCCATAGCCTCCCATCCAGCCAAGGGTTCCATTCCCTCAGACACCACAGTGGGCCTGGGGGGGGACCTCATGGTGCCCCTGTCCCCCACCTGCTCATCACTGGACACACAACTCAGGAACCACAATGCCCTCCCCAAGCTGGTGACCACGGATCGGGCACAGGAGAGCCAGGGaccccccactcccagcctggaAAGGGAAGAAACCAGCACCATGTCATTCCTCTGTGTCGTTCGGCACTGTGCCCCTGCCTCCCCGCCGCCTCCGCTGGCTTCTCCCTTCTTGTATATTAAGGAAAAAGATCGCCGgcctttttgtaacttttttctattta is part of the Oryctolagus cuniculus chromosome 16, mOryCun1.1, whole genome shotgun sequence genome and harbors:
- the ZSWIM4 gene encoding zinc finger SWIM domain-containing protein 4; protein product: MDPPAAKRSRGCPAGPEEREAGAGAARGRGRPETLLDLSAKRVAESWAFEQVEERFSRVPEPVQKRIVFWSFPRSEREICMYSSLGCQPPEGEPDARVPFTRGLHLLQSGAVDRVLQVGFHLSGNVREPGGPGEPERLYHVSISFDRCKITAVSCGCDRRDLFYCAHVVALSLHRIRHARQVELRLPISETLSRMNRDQLQKFVQYLISAHHTEVLPTAQRLADEILLLGSEINLVHGAPDPTAGAGIEDANCWHLDEEQIQEQVKQLLANGGYYGASQQLRSMFGKVREMLRMRDSNGARMLILMTEQFLQDPRLALWRQQGAGMTDKCRQLWDELGALWVCVVLSPHCKPEEREGWLQLLSTWDKLDLCPLEEGNYSFDGPSLQPTAAPGPGSKEEEEEEEEAATTPRHTVFCRALQAGRLHWGDGHLQRILASDSYGPSLTGSVGAERLAFDPQGRPLWLGEPFPTACARVDTLRAHGYPRQALRLAGAIVNTLRVQRRQQLDSYKQQKKELLQKGATCITNAEGWVGHPLDPIGCLCRALLEASCLEEETLALYPDPGSEKRKVAYQHVPVPGSPGESYLALALEVALLGLGQQRALPEGLYAQDKVVRNEEQLLALLDQVDLDERLVQVLRKQAGLLLEGGPFSGFGEVLLGESVPMHTCARYLFTALLSHDPELAYRLALRAMRLPVLDTAFAAGEPHPTPLDSTDSSRFPRWFILGHLETRQCELASTMLTAAKGDPKWLHAVLGSIQQNIHSPALLFKLAQDACKTATPASAPPDATLLGIALELGLQVMRMTLNTMTWRRREMVRWLVSCATEIGPQALMNIMQNWYTLFTPVEAATIVAVTGTTHATLLRLQLDTAQREELWACARTLALQCAMKDPQNCALPALTLCEKNRAAFEAAYQIVLDAAAGGLGHAHLFTVARYMEHRGLPLRAYKLATLALAQLSIAFNQDSHPAGNDVLWACSLSHSLGRHELSALVPLLIRSIQCAPMLSDILRRWTLSAPGLGPLGARRAAKPLGADRAPLCQLLDAAVAAYITTSHSRLTHISPRHYGDFIEFLGKARETFLLAPDGHLQFTQFLENLKQTYKGKKKLMLLVRERFG